A stretch of DNA from Streptomyces sp. NBC_01197:
TCGTCGGTGCGCTCCTTCGCCAGGTCCGTCATCGTCCGGGTGAGGACCCGCAGTACGACGGCGCAGATCTCCAGGGTGTCCAGGCCGGTGCGCAGCACGACGCGCGACAGCAGCCCCTGGCGCACCCGTGGGTTGAGCAGCAGGCTCTCCTCGGCCTGCCGGAGCGACGCGTCCACCTCGACGATGTCGTGGTCGAGTCTGCGTGCCTCGTGCAGCCGTGCGGCCGCCTGCTCGACCGGGATGTGTCCGCTCGCCTCCGCACCGATGGAGCGGAGCATCCTGCCCATCGACTCCGCCATCTCCTCGATGGAGCTGCCGGCGGACTGGACCCAGACCGGCGGTGCCAGCAGCAGATTGAAGAGCAGTCCCACCCCCGCACCGATCAGCGTCTCCAGAATCCGGTCCCAGGCGGTGGCTGCCACCTGGGAGACACCGAGCACCAGCATGGAGCTGATGGCCACCTCGGGTACGAACTCGTACACGCGCACGAACCGCCCCACGATCAGCGCCGTGAAGATCGTCAGGCCGAGGCTCCACCACGTCAGTCCGACGAGCGTGCTGAAGCCGCTGGCCAGGAGCACTCCGACGACGACGGCGTTCACGCGCCTGATCCCCGTGGTGAGTGTCGCGTAGAGCGTGACCTGGACCACGAGCAGGGCGGTCAGCGGTGCGGTGAGGGGCGCGTGCTGCGGCAGGGTCACCAACGCGACCACGTACGCGATGACCGCGGCCGCCGTGGACCGGAGGGTCTGTGCCCCGATCGGCTCCACGCTCCAGCGGACGAGTTTGACCACGGGTGCGGACACCTCAGGCATTCCATGTTCCTTCCTGCGCGGGTGGTGTGCCTCCGTGCCCCGGCGGCGGCGCACCCGTCCACACACGACAGCGGCCAGTGTGACGGCGCCCGGCGCCGACGCGCCGACAGGCGCACCGGGGTGTCGCGGCGGCCCGGCGGGGCGGGAGCGGGAATCATCGGTGGGTCGCCGCGTACGGAGCGCCGGCGGCGGGTGCCCCGTGGGGCGCCCCGAACGGAGGCCCCCGATGTCACGGGACTACCGTGGTACGGCCCCCACGGCGGTCTTCGCGGGCGGGTGCGAGAGGTAAGGATGTCTGGAATGAACCTGCCGGATCTGACCTTTTCCCGGTTCCCGGCCATGTGGCAGCTCGACGGTCCGGCTCTGCTGCTGGTCCTGGTTCTGGGCGGGCTCTACGGCTGGGGAGTGGTGCGGCTGCGGCGGGGCGGCGAGCAGTGGTCCACGGGCCGTACGGCCGTCTTCGCCCTGCTGGGTCTCGGCACGATCGTGGTGGCCACGATGTCGGCGCTCGCCGTCTACGACGAGGTGCTGTTCTGGCCGGCCGCCGTGCAGAACATCCTGCTCGACCTGATCGCCCCGCTCGGCCTGGCGCTCGGCGACCCGCTGTCGCTGGCCTGCCGTGCGCTGCCGGAGCGCCCGTCGGCCCGCCTGCGCCGTGCGGTGACCGGCAAGTTCGCCCGGCTCCTGGCTTTCCCCCTGGTCAGTTCGCTGCTGGTCCTGGTGTCGGAGCTCTGTGTGTACTTCACGCCGTACTTCGAGACCGCGCTGCGCCATGGCGCGCTGCACCAGCTGATGTATTTGCAACTCCTGCTCGTCGGGTCCCTCTTCGTGCTGCCTGTCCTCACCGAGGAGGCGCTGCTGCCCAGCTGGTGCAGCCATCCGGTGCGGGCCGCGATGGTCTTCTTCGACGGGCTCATCGACGCGGTCCCCGGCATCGTGGTGATGACCAGCGGCACACTGATCGCGGGCACCTGGTACGCCCAGCACTCCCCCGCCTGGGCGCCCGATGTGCAGCGGGACCAGCAGATCGGCGGCGGCGCGATGATCACGCTCGCCGAGCTGGTCGGGGTGCCCTTCCTGCTGGTGATCTTTGTGCAGTGGGTACGTTCCGAACGGGCCAGGACAGTGGCGCTCGACCGCCGCCTGGACGCCGAGCTGATCCCTGCCGCGACCAGCGCCGCGCCGGTTCCGTCCAGCACCTCGGCCGTGTCCCCGGCGGCGTCCTCGGTCGCCGCGCAGGAGAGCCCGGCCGAGCCCGAGCGGGTCCGTCCCTGGTGGGAGTCCGACGGCGGGATCGTCGGTGACCGGATGCGCCAGGGCCGCCGTCCATAGCCCCCCGTCACCCGAGCCGGAAGCCACCGCCATGAAGCTGGTTCCGCCCGGTAAACCGGCCATCGGCATACTGGGGTGCGTCATGCGGTGCGGGCCACCGTGGCCCGCAGCCACCGGCGCGACCGGACCACCAGGTCAAGAGGGGTATGGGCAACGGGATGAGTGCTGATCAGGGCCGCGGGACAGGCCGCTACAGCGACGACGCGCAGT
This window harbors:
- a CDS encoding aromatic acid exporter family protein, with product MPEVSAPVVKLVRWSVEPIGAQTLRSTAAAVIAYVVALVTLPQHAPLTAPLTALLVVQVTLYATLTTGIRRVNAVVVGVLLASGFSTLVGLTWWSLGLTIFTALIVGRFVRVYEFVPEVAISSMLVLGVSQVAATAWDRILETLIGAGVGLLFNLLLAPPVWVQSAGSSIEEMAESMGRMLRSIGAEASGHIPVEQAAARLHEARRLDHDIVEVDASLRQAEESLLLNPRVRQGLLSRVVLRTGLDTLEICAVVLRVLTRTMTDLAKERTDEPLFPDDVASALRELMKNLADAIESFAVLITTPVAQSAEDAETRLTAALEDAGVTRDRVAHLLLANVQQHPRQWQLHGALLAEVDRILDELDVEKRAERLTEELDRRTVQLRERHPQLASAVRRLRGTAVGRRIRAEI
- a CDS encoding cytochrome c oxidase assembly protein; translation: MNLPDLTFSRFPAMWQLDGPALLLVLVLGGLYGWGVVRLRRGGEQWSTGRTAVFALLGLGTIVVATMSALAVYDEVLFWPAAVQNILLDLIAPLGLALGDPLSLACRALPERPSARLRRAVTGKFARLLAFPLVSSLLVLVSELCVYFTPYFETALRHGALHQLMYLQLLLVGSLFVLPVLTEEALLPSWCSHPVRAAMVFFDGLIDAVPGIVVMTSGTLIAGTWYAQHSPAWAPDVQRDQQIGGGAMITLAELVGVPFLLVIFVQWVRSERARTVALDRRLDAELIPAATSAAPVPSSTSAVSPAASSVAAQESPAEPERVRPWWESDGGIVGDRMRQGRRP